The Papaver somniferum cultivar HN1 chromosome 3, ASM357369v1, whole genome shotgun sequence genome includes a region encoding these proteins:
- the LOC113362095 gene encoding auxin efflux carrier component 2-like translates to MITGKDIYNVLAAIVPLYVAMFLAYGSVRWWKIFTPDQCSGINRFVAVFAVPLLSFHFISSNDPYKMNYRFIAADSLQKVIVLTSLFLWNCFAKNGNLEWMITLFSLSTLPNTLVMGIPLLEAMYIGSESGTLMVQIVVLQSVVWYTLMLFMFEYRGAKLLISEQFPETAGSITSFRVDSDVVSLNGREPLQADAEIGDDGKLHVVVRRSTSSRSMISSYHKSHGLNSVTSMTPRASNLTGVEIYSIQSSREPTPRASSFNQNDFYAMFNSSKMASPKHGYTNNYQGSGNGGDVYSLQSSKGPTPRSSNYDEELKYGNSVNSNNTKKMLGGRSMSGELLHNGGLSSSYPPPNPMFSGSTSGATGGKMMKKDGNNKELHMFVWSSSASPVSEGNLRQAVNNKAAASDFGVVNSSKVVLQQEIAASRGKHDFGESGKEASKMGGEHPKQVDLENNSPKFPVNGSPFLTQKKLEMDDQDHKKMMGTHRMPPASVMTRLILIMVWRKLIRNPNTYSSLLGVIWSLVSYRWEIQMPTIVRGSISILSDAGLGMAMFSLGLFMALQPKIIACGKRVATFAMAVRFLTGPAVIAATGIAVGLRGTLLHIAIVQAALPQGIVPFVFAKEYNVHPDILSTGVIFGMLIALPITVGYYVLLGV, encoded by the exons atgattacAGGAAAAGATATCTATAATGTCTTGGCAGCCATTGTCCCATTATATGTAGCTATGTTCTTAGCATATGGTTCAGTAAGATGGTGGAAAATCTTCACGCCAGATCAGTGTTCCGGAATCAATCGTTTTGTAGCAGTTTTCGCGGTACCTCTTCTTtcgtttcatttcatttcatccaATGATCCTTACAAGATGAACTACCGTTTTATCGCAGCCGACTCTTTGCAGAAAGTAATTGTTTTAACTTCTCTTTTTCTATGGAATTGTTTTGCAAAGAATGGAAATTTAGAATGGATGATTACTTTGTTTTCTCTCTCGACGTTGCCAAACACTCTTGTCATGGGTATACCTCTTCTTGAAGCTATGTATATTGGCAGTGAATCAGGAACTTTAATGGTTCAAATTGTTGTTTTACAAAGTGTTGTTTGGTATACTTTGATGCTGtttatgtttgaatatagagGAGCTAAATTGTTAATCAGTGAACAGTTCCCAGAAACAGCTGGATCAATTACTTCATTTAGGGTTGATTCAGATGTTGTGTCCTTAAATGGAAGAGAGCCATTGCAAGCTGATGCTGAGATTGGTGATGATGGAAAATTACACGTTGTAGTTAGACGTTCGACGTCATCACGTTCGATGATTTCTTCGTATCATAAATCTCACGGGTTAAATTCTGTTACTTCAATGACACCAAGAGCATCAAACTTAACAGGAGTCGAGATTTATTCCATTCAATCTTCAAGAGAGCCAACACCAAGAGCTTCAAGTTTTAACCAGAACGATTTTTATGCAATGTTTAATTCTAGTAAAATGGCTAGTCCAAAACATGGGTATACAAATAATTACCAAGGCAGTGGTAATGGTGGCGATGTATATTCGTTACAATCATCGAAAGGACCAACACCAAGATCTTCAAACTATGATGAAGAACTAAAATATGGAAATAGTGTGAATAGCAATAATACTAAGAAGATGCTTGGAGGAAGAAGCATGAGTGGAGAGCTGTTGCATAATGGTGGACTAAGTTCTTCATATCCACCACCAAATCCAATGTTTTCGGGTTCGACTAGTGGTGCTACTGGTGGTAAGATGATGAAGAAAGATGGTAACAATAAAGAACTTCATATGTTTGTTTGGAGTTCAAGTGCTTCTCCTGTTTCAGAAGGCAATTTAAGACAAGCTGTTAATAACAAAGCTGCTGCTTCTGATTTTGGTGTTGTTAATTCTTCTAAAGTTGTTCTTCAACAAGAAATTGCCGCTTCAAGAG GAAAGCATGATTTTGGTGAAAGTGGAAAAGAAGCTTCAAAAATGGGTGGAGAACATCCAAAACAAGTGGATTTAGAAAATAATAGCCCAAAGTTTCCCGTAAATGGTTCACCATTTTTGACACAGAAGAAATTAGAAATGGATGACCAAGATCACAAGAAAATGATGGGTACTCACAGAATGCCTCCAGCAAGTGTCATGACCAGACTTATTTTGATCATGGTCTGGAGGAAGCTTATTAGAAACCCTAACACTTACTCTAGTCTTCTTGGTGTTATTTGGTCACTTGTTTCTTACAG GTGGGAAATCCAAATGCCTACGATTGTCAGAGGATCGATATCCATATTATCAGATGCAGGACTTGGAATGGCTATGTTTAGTCTGG GTTTATTCATGGCATTACAACCAAAAATCATAGCTTGTGGTAAACGAGTTGCGACTTTTGCAATGGCGGTTAGATTTTTAACCGGCCCAGCAGTAATTGCAGCAACTGGAATTGCAGTGGGTCTCCGAGGAACTCTTTTACATATAGCCATCGTTCAG GCAGCCCTTCCTCAAGGAATTGTACCTTTTGTGTTTGCCAAAGA